Proteins co-encoded in one Nicotiana sylvestris chromosome 7, ASM39365v2, whole genome shotgun sequence genomic window:
- the LOC104247455 gene encoding shaggy-related protein kinase eta-like: MASLPLVPQQHHNPPENLQHQQNAHRDQGAAAAVRPAVAGVPPETDSDKEMSAAVVEGNGAVTGHIISTTIGGKNGEPKRTISYMAERVVGTGSFGIVFQAKCLETGETVAIKKVLQDKRYKNRELQLMRLMDHPNVICLKHCFFSTTSRDELFLNLVMDYVPESLYKVLRHYSNSNQRMPLIYVKLYMYQIFRGLAYIHNVPRICHRDVKPQNLLVDPLTHQVKLCDFGSAKVLVNGEANISYICSRYYRAPELIFGAIEYTTSIDIWSAGCVLAELLLGQPLFPGENAVDQLVEIIKVLGTPTREEIRCMNPNYTDFRFPQIKAHPWHKVFHKRMPPEAIDLASRLLQYSPSLRCTALEACAHSFFDELREPNARLPNGRPFPPLFNFKQELTGASPDLVCKLIPEHVWRQTGLNFPYPGAT, translated from the exons ATGGCCTCGTTACCGCTGGTACCTCAGCAGCACCATAATCCACCGGAAAATCTTCAGCATCAGCAGAATGCTCATCGTGACCAAGGAGCAGCAGCTGCCGTTAGGCCCGCCGTCGCCGGCGTACCACCGGAAACGGATTCCGACAAG GAAATGTCAGCTGCCGTTGTTGAGGGTAATGGTGCTGTCACTGGTCACATAATTTCCACCACAATTGGAGGCAAGAATGGGGAACCAAAAAGG ACAATCAGTTACATGGCAGAGCGAGTTGTCGGTACAGGATCATTTGGAATAGTGTTTCAG GCAAAATGCTTGGAAACTGGAGAGACCGTGGCCATAAAGAAGGTTTTGCAGGACAAACGGTATAAAAATCGTGAACTACAGCTGATGCGCTTGATGGATCACCCAAATGTCATTTGTCTAAAGCACTGCTTCTTTTCCACGACAAGTAGAGACGAGCTTTTCCTTAATTTGGTCATGGATTATGTCCCTGAAAGTTTATACAAGGTTTTAAGGCACTATAGCAATTCAAACCAAAGGATGCCACTCATCTATGTCAAACTTTATATGTATCAG ATATTCAGGGGGCTGGCTTACATTCATAATGTTCCAAGAATTTGCCATAGAGATGTGAAACCACAAAATCTTTTG GTTGATCCTCTGACCCATCAAGTCAAGCTTTGTGACTTTGGAAGTGCAAAAGTCCTG GTGAATGGTGAAGCAAATATTTCATACATTTGCTCTCGCTACTACAGAGCTCCAGAACTCATATTTGGTGCCATAGAATATACAACATCAATTGATATTTGGTCAGCGGGATGTGTTCTTGCTGAGCTTCTTCTGGGGCAG CCGCTCTTTCCCGGCGAAAATGCTGTAGACCAACTTGTAGAGATTATCAAG GTCCTTGGTACTCCTACTCGAGAAGAAATTCGATGTATGAACCCAAATTACACGGATTTCAGATTCCCACAGATAAAAGCTCATCCTTGGCACAAG GTATTCCATAAAAGAATGCCCCCTGAAGCAATTGATCTTGCTTCACGGCTTCTCCAATATTCACCAAGTCTTCGCTGTACTGCG CTAGAAGCGTGTGCTCATTCATTCTTTGATGAGCTTCGTGAGCCTAATGCCCGTCTCCCGAATGGACGTCCATTTCCACCTCTTTTCAACTTCAAACAGGAA TTAACTGGAGCTTCACCTGATCTGGTATGCAAGCTGATCCCTGAGCATGTGT